A region from the Lolium perenne isolate Kyuss_39 chromosome 4, Kyuss_2.0, whole genome shotgun sequence genome encodes:
- the LOC127346762 gene encoding probable ubiquitin-conjugating enzyme E2 23, which yields MDVAVADEKAAAAYVELYWLDLLSFRAVRGSGPVYRGLVLQDADALLLVRLDGSLARESVDLKILDRSALHVGQIVVSASDVGGQIGVVTGVTTVLDLADLNDSGKATKVIRGVSPSRVRRVRALSLGDYVVSGAWLGRVVEVSLDADVMFDDGAVCRVSDVESTDLRPENPEAFYRPQMNTVFYPRRRVVTGDSAAIFEEARWLKGHWKPDREVGTVVNVEMAGVYVYWIASAQHGTNEQLVLELAPPVYQSPDSLTFFCSAPDCSWGLGDRVFLTDASVSLPDNHHPDDQQQPTTMAVYRTRTTVDVLWQDGTRQHGARSTSLAPSSYMNEHGFFPGQYVVDNACTDDIIDGTTGAGDDNMVATHSGSTARRVGVVRSPNSKDQTLDVSWLHPDNWEVQCDDTVSVYDLGTDPDHSVFYGDVVVRLLSDITGGTPLAHDKSAPDDLSWVGHVVDLHDGHVQVKWGDCSTSTVLPHEISIANKEDYTQLLAKMGDWAEEGAVDATEELCAANTENQQDNPADARTVEGGMIEEGSDGSMNELDGPATTTQNVEVTEHVVTIASHEDPNVGSTLTEGGFALVTRSNASDGEDDSAEDLVVIKATYATRDDDPSKFPRFDIVPSPPADHIYLDTKEQGSKYGKKWVTMVQKEWKILENSLPDTIYVQAFEDRMDLLRTVMVGARGTPYHNGLFFFDMQLPPSYPAEPPQVYYHSFGLRLNPNLYECGRVCLSLLNTFGGEGTEVWSPRMSSLLQIVVSLQALVLNDQPYYNEAGYEQLVDTSEGHRNALPYSEKAFLLTLRTALHLLRQPPKGFEKFVKDHFCRCGRYVLETCQAYLHGCVATDHGSTELLCSTGFRIALANLVPRLMTMFKEIGAEDCNPSFLTTGAEDCDQS from the exons ATGGACGTCGCCGTTGCCGACGAGAAGGCCGCTGCTGCATATGTTGAACTTTATTGGCTAGACCTATTGAGTTTCCGAGCGGTGCGTGGTAGCGGCCCCGTCTACCGCGGCCTGGTGCTTCAGGACGCCGACGCGCTCCTGTTGGTCCGCCTCGACGGCTCCCTGGCGAGGGAGTCCGTCGACCTCAAGATCCTTGACAGGAGCGCTCTCCATGTCGGCCAGATCGTCGTGTCCGCGTCCGACGTCGGTGGGCAGATCGGCGTCGTCACCGGCGTCACCACCGTTCTGGACCTCGCCGACCTAAACGACAGCGGCAAAGCGACGAAAGTCATCAGGGGCGTGTCACCCTCCCGCGTGCGGCGCGTCAGGGCGCTCAGCCTGGGCGACTACGTCGTGTCCGGGGCGTGGCTGGGCCGGGTGGTGGAGGTGTCCCTCGACGCCGATGTCATGTTCGACGACGGCGCTGTCTGCAGGGTCAGCGACGTCGAGTCCACGGACCTAAGACCGGAGAATCCAGAAGCTTTTTACCGTCCCCAGATGAACACCGTATTCTACCCTAGGAGGCGTGTCGTCACCGGCGACTCGGCGGCCATCTTCGAGGAGGCGCGGTGGCTAAAGGGCCACTGGAAGCCAGACCGCGAAGTAGGCACGGTGGTCAACGTGGAGATGGCCGGCGTCTATGTGTACTGGATCGCGTCCGCGCAACACGGCACCAACGAGCAGCTCGTCCTTGAGCTCGCTCCTCCGGTCTACCAGAGTCCTGACAGCCTAACATTTTTCTGCTCGGCGCCCGATTGCAGTTGGGGTTTAGGTGACCGTGTCTTTCTTACCGACGCTTCCGTGTCTCTTCCTGACAATCACCACCCGGATGACCAACAACAGCCCACCACCATGGCTGTCTACAGAACTCGCACCACCGTCGACGTGCTGTGGCAAGACGGCACGCGGCAACATGGAGCACGATCGACGTCCCTCGCCCCCTCCAGCTACATGAACGAGCATGGGTTTTTCCCAGGGCAGTACGTCGTCGACAATGCTTGTACCGATGACATAATCGATGGCACCACCGGCGCCGGAGATGACAACATGGTAGCTACACATAGTGGATCGACGGCAAGGCGCGTCGGCGTCGTACGGAGTCCAAATTCCAAAGACCAAACGCTAGACGTGTCGTGGCTGCACCCTGACAACTGGGAGGTCCAATGCGACGACACAGTGAGTGTGTATGATCTGGGCACGGACCCTGACCACTCTGTATTCTACGGAGACGTAGTCGTTCGTCTCTTGTCAGACATCACCGGAGGTACACCACTGGCACATGACAAGAGCGCCCCCGACGATCTTTCATGGGTCGGACATGTTGTTGACCTTCATGACGGCCACGTCCAAGTGAAGTGGGGGGATTGCAGTACGTCAACG GTATTGCCCCATGAGATCAGTATCGCCAACAAGGAAGACTACACACAACTGCTGGCTAAAATGGGCGACTGGGCGGAGGAGGGCGCCGTTGATGCTACAGAAGAATTGTGTGCTGCTAATACG GAAAATCAACAAGATAATCCAGCAGATGCTAGAACCGTCGAAggcggcatgattgaagaaggcaGTGATGGTTCCATGAATGAATTAGATGGTCCTGCTACAACCACGCAGAATGTGGAAGTGACCGAGCATGTTGTAACTATAGCTAGTCACGAAGATCCTAACGTTGGTAGCACTCTGACTGAGGGCGGCTTTGCTCTAGTTACAAGAAGCAATGCAAGTGACGGGGAGGACGACTCTGCAGAAGATCTGGTGGTGATCAAGGCCACATATGCCACTCGAGATGATGATCCTTCTAAGTTCCCACGTTTTGATATAGTGCCGAGCCCACCGGCCGATCACATTTACCTTGACACCAAGGAGCAG GGCAGCAAATACGGAAAGAAGTGGGTCACGATGGTGCAGAAGGAGTGGAAAATACTGGAGAACAGCTTACCAG ACACCATCTACGTGCAGGCGTTCGAGGACCGCATGGACTTACTCCGGACAGTTATGGTGGGCGCTAGAGGGACACCATACCACAATGGGCTTTTCTTCTTCGATATGCAGTTACCACCGTCCTACCCAGCCGAGCCTCCGCAGGTGTACTACCACTCCTTTGGCCTACGACTAAATCCCAACCTTTACGAGTGTGGTAGAGTGTGCCTTAGCTTGTTGAATACCTTCGGTGGCGAGGGCACTGAGGTGTGGTCACCGAGAATGTCAAGCCTACTCCAGATCGTTGTCTCCCTACAAGCTCTGGTTCTCAACGACCAGCCCTACTACAACGAAGCTGGCTATGAGCAGCTGGTTGACACGTCGGAGGGCCACCGCAATGCGCTGCCCTATAGCGAGAAGGCCTTCTTGCTCACTCTGCGAACTGCGCTCCACCTGTTGCGCCAGCCGCCAAAAGGTTTTGAGAAGTTTGTCAAGGATCACTTCTGCCGATGCGGGAGGTACGTGCTCGAGACATGCCAGGCGTACTTGCATGGATGCGTGGCTACCGATCATGGGAGCACGGAGTTACTATGCTCGACCGGCTTTAGGATCGCGCTTGCCAATTTGGTACCGAGGCTCATGACCATGTTCAAAGAGATTGGTGCCGAAGATTGCAACCCGAGCTTTCTCACGACTGGCGCCGAAGATTGCGACCAGAGCTAG
- the LOC139830772 gene encoding uncharacterized protein: MALNSTSGAIVSTTAGALSPAGAARSVSPVVLSFDAGNYTKWAIYLRASLGRAGLIGHIDGTTQAAPTNGAWMAEDYTVLNHLHAAIDEDVADMVLASNQTARQLWLAIYELFSANKASKAIYLDNDFRQLVQGTSSITEYCRRQKQLSDALADNDSPVSARALVLNTLRGLGPRFSSAATVISMTDPLPTFIRVRSMLLMEEMQQANAAANAASTALVAQAMRPAPPTPPCAGTACQGGSSNSGRSRKGKKKTATAQAAAPNRAPTPAPTGPQVTHLPRRRTVAPSYGRWHPRPPSSGLHDNQRAHVPVRALDLDIAFACLGQRRPHRCPQLADLKTRRVILRCNSEGDLYTFPGTPRRAPPTTAMLVSTNADLWHQRLGHPGHDAMSALQSLSFIKCNKLRRPHLAATTSGVSTATPTPRRLDFLFTDIRKPAPPVPPRTPARSAASPPAAVGSPVAASRQQRQPRQPAPTSSSATAGPSAPAPVSPRSRAAARPEPSAPKPTRSGRVPRPVRRLDLSAVDSVAPPVPTTFRQAMQDPLWRQAMADEHQALLDNKTWSLVPRPPQANVVSGKWIFRHKFHSDGTLARYKARWVLRGFSQRPGLDYDETFSPVVKPATIRLVLQIAVSSSWPIRQLDVKNAFLNGYLDEVVYCQQPPGFVDPAHPDHVCRLHKSLYGLKQAPRAWYQRFAAYLSTIGFVASVTDTSLFVLRSAADTAYLLLYVDDIIVTASSSAFLQHLLDRLHSEFAMTDLGDLHFFLGIAVRRSSTGLFLSQRQYAVDLLQRAGMSDCHPCTTPIDTQAKLSDIEGELVTDATDYRSLAGALQYLTLTRPDLSYVVQQICLHMHAPRQPHLALVKRVLRYVRGTLDLGLHLSASSSTALTAYSDADWAGCPDTRRSTSGYCVYYGDSLISWSSKRQTTVSRSSAEAEYRAVAHVVAECCWLRQLLQELHRPLSSATVVFCDNVSAIYMSSNPVQHRRTKHIEIDIHFVREKVSLGEVRVLHVPSALQFADVMTKGLPTQLFLDFRSSLCVREPPAVTAGGC; this comes from the exons ATGGCCCTCAACTCCACCTCCGGAGCCATCGTGTCCACCACCGCGGGCGCTTTGTCTCCCGCCGGTGCTGCCCGCTCCGTCTCGCCCGTCGTCCTCTCCTTTGACGCCGGGAACTACACCAAGTGGGCGATCTACCTCCGCGCCTCGCTCGGCCGTGCCGGCCTCATCGGCCACATCGACGGCACCACTCAGGCTGCTCCTACCAACGGCGCATGGATGGCGGAGGACTACACCGTGCTCAACCATCTGCACGCGGCCATCGACGAGGACGTCGCCGACATGGTCCTCGCCAGCAACCAGACCGCCCGCCAGCTCTGGCTGGCCATCTACGAGCTCTTCTCCGCCAACAAGGCCAGCAAGGCGATCTACCTCGACAACGACTTTCGCCAGCTGGTCCAGGGCACGTCCTCCATCACCGAGTactgccgccgccagaagcaactcTCCGACGCCCTCGCCGACAACGACTCCCCGGTCTCGGCCCGCGCGCTCGTCCTCAACACTCTGCGCGGCCTCGGGCCTCGGTTCTCCTCCGCGGCCACCGTGATCTCCATGACGGACCCGCTGCCCACCTTCATCCGTGTTCGGAGCATGCTCCTCATGGAGGAGATGCAACAGGCCAACGCGGCTGCTAACGCCGCCTCCACTGCCCTCGTCGCCCAGGCCATGCGCCCGGCGCCTCCTACACCACCGTGCGCGGGCACAGCCTGTCAAGGCGGGTCGTCCAACTCTGGCCGGTCTCGCAAGGGCAAGAAGAAGACCGCCACCGCCCAGGCCGCCGCGCCCAACCGCGCGCCCACCCCTGCGCCTACGGGCCCCCAGGTTACGCATCTCCCACGGCGGCGGACGGTGGCGCCCTCCTACGGGCGCTGGCATCCTCGGCCCCCGTCCTCAGGCCTACACGACAATCAACGCGCCCATGTTCCAGTCCGCGCCCTCGACCTCGACATCGCCTTCGCCTGCCTGGGACAACGCCGGCCTCATCGCTGCCCTCAACTCGCT GACCTGAAGACTCGTCGTGTGATCCTTCGCTGCAATAGTGAAGGGGATCTCTACACGTTTCCTGGCACCCCTCGTCGAGCACCACCCACCACCGCCATGCTTGTCTCCACCAACGCCGATCTCTGGCACCAAAGACTTGGTCATCCTGGTCACGATGCTATGTCGGCGCTCCAGAGTCTTTCTTTTATCAAGTGTAATAAATTGCGGCGGCCTCAT CTTGCAGCGACCACTTCGGGCGTGTCTACTGCCACGCCCACGCCACGGCGGCTGGACTTCCTCTTCACCGACATACGGAAGCCAGCCCCGCCCGTGCCACCCCGCACTCCCGCACGCTCGGCTGCTTCTCCACCCGCGGCAGTGGGATCGCCGGTCGCTGCCTCACGGCAGCAACGGCAGCCACGGCAGCCTGCCCCGACCTCTTCGTCTGCCACGGCAGGACCCAGTGCTCCCGCGCCTGTCTCGCCTCGCTCGCGCGCCGCTGCCCGGCCCGAGCCTTCTGCACCCAAGCCGACACGCTCTGGTCGTGTGCCTCGTCCTGTTCGTCGCCTGGATCTTTCTGCTGTGGACTCCGTGGCCCCTCCCGTGCCCACGACATTCCGACAAGCAATGCAAGATCCTCTCTGGCGTCAAGCCATGGCTGACGAACACCAAGCTCTCCTGGACAACAAAACTTGGTCTCTTGTTCCGCGTCCACCTCAGGCAAATGTGGTCTCCGGGAAGTGGATTTTTCGTCATAAGTTTCACTCCGATGGTACCTTGGCTCGCTATAAGGCTCGTTGGGTTCTGCGTGGGTTCTCCCAACGCCCCGGTTTGGACTACGATGAGACCTTCAGTCCGGTTGTTAAACCAGCCACGATCCGTCTGGTCCTTCAGATTGCTGTTTCCAGTTCATGGCCAATTCGCCAGCTTGATGTGAAGAACGCCTTTCTCAATGGCTATCTGGATGAGGTTGTCTATTGTCAGCAGCCACCTGGCTTTGTTGATCCTGCTCATCCCGATCATGTTTGCCGTCTGCACAAGTCCCTCTATGGTTTGAAGCAAGCTCCTCGTGCCTGGTACCAACGATTTGCTGCTTATCTCTCCACCATTGGCTTTGTTGCATCCGTGACGGACACATCACTGTTTGTTCTTCGGTCTGCTGCTGACACAGCCTATCTCCTGCTGTATGTTGACGACATCATAGTCACTGCTTCATCATCTGCGTTTCTGCAGCATCTTCTAGACAGATTACACAGTGAGTTTGCTATGACTGATCTCGGCGACCTACACTTCTTCCTGGGTATTGCTGTTCGTCGCTCTTCTACTGGGCTGTTTCTGTCTCAGCGCCAGTACGCCGTTGATCTCCTTCAACGGGCTGGCATGTCTGACTGTCATCCCTGTACCACACCGATCGATACTCAGGCCAAGCTCTCTGACATTGAAGGTGAACTCGTCACTGATGCTACGGATTACCGGAGTCTTGCAGGTGCTCTTCAGTACCTTACTCTGACGCGTCCGGACCTTTCATACGTGGTACAGCAGATATGTCTTCATATGCATGCTCCCAGACAGCCACATCTTGCTCTTGTGAAGCGTGTTCTCCGCTACGTTCGTGGAACCTTGGatctcggccttcatctgtccgcGTCCTCTTCTACAGCTCTTACCGCCTACTCCGATGCTGACTGGGCTGGGTGTCCTGACACACGCCGCTCTACATCGGGATACTGCGTATACTATGGTGATAGCCTGATCTCTTGGTCATCCAAGAGGCAGACCACCGTTTCTCGCTCTAGTGCAGAAGCTGAGTACCGAGCCGTGGCACATGTGGTTGCTGAGTGCTGTTGGCTCCGCCAGCTATTGCAGGAGCTTCATCGACCTCTCAGTTCTGCGACCGTTGTCTTCTGTGACAACGTCTCTGCTATCTACATGTCCTCTAATCCGGTGCAACACcgccgcaccaaacatattgagatTGACATTCACTTCGTTCGCGAGAAGGTGTCCCTTGGGGAAGTTCGTGTTCTACATGTTCCCTCTGCGCTTCAGTTTGCTGATGTGATGACAAAGGGGTTGCCGACTCAGCTATTTCTTGACTTTCGATCCAGTCTCTGCGTTCGAGAACCTCCCGCTGTGACTGCGGGGGGGTGTTAG